The Branchiostoma lanceolatum isolate klBraLanc5 chromosome 17, klBraLanc5.hap2, whole genome shotgun sequence genome contains the following window.
AATGGCGAGAGATAACATACATGATTACTTTATTGACTTGTACCTTTGGAGCATTCCATTTGTGGTTGTTCGGAGGGGTACAGACATCAGGTATGGACGTTCCATTTTTCAATTAATGTTTTGGAGGGGTGTAGACTTGTTTATATTCAATGTAAATGTCATTGAAATATACGCATGCCACCAAGGAAAAgatcatatttgttttttttacagtttgggAAAGAAATTCACTACCTTCTCCCCTGTGTTGGACGTAGTAAACTAGATTATAAAGTCATTATAATACATACACGTTTTGTCGTTACTCTATCGATACATTGAACACGGATGTCATTTATTGATTTAATGGAGTGATTGGCATACGTTTCATAGTGGAGTAAAAAACAGCTGACAAGGTTTGGGGTCCATATCTCCAACTGGACATTAAACTTTACACAAGAGTTTATGGTTAAACTATCAAATCTAATGTCATCTTACAGGCAAAGATTAAACCAGGACTTGAATATAACAATTTGGAGGCACATCAGGATCTTACATATTTTGAAACGAAGGACAATTTTGGGTTTCACTTAACAGAGAAAATCTTGATAGAATGCAAATCAGAAACAACCAACTGTCCGTCATGAGTCAGCGCCAGTCCAATTGCAGAGTCCAGTCCGTGTTCTCTCCGCTTCAGCACGTGCCTGATAAATGTGCCGTCCCGACTGAGCACGGAAACACGACGGTTGTTAAAGTCAGCCCCAATGATGCTGTCCTCGCTGTCCGTGATGACGCAGTAGGGATAGAATAGCTGACCAGGTCCCGAGCCACGTGACCCGCATGTGAAGAGATAACGACCGGCGGGATCAAATATCTTCAAGTTGTGGTTATGATAGTCACTGATGATGATCTGGTTGCTGCTGTTGACGGTCGCACGGAGGGCGGAACCCAGCTgctgctgaccttgacctttgtccccGAACTTCAGCATGACGTCACCGCTGGGACTGAGCACGAAAACTTGGTACCCGACAGTGACGATGATGCGTCCTAAACCCTCAACAGCGATGCCTTTTGTAGGTTCACGTTTCTCTGCTGCCCCAGTCACCCGGATGACACGTGACTCCCTCCCCTGTTTGTCCAGTACGTGAATCCCGTGTCCGTCTCCTGTCACCAACAGCTCACCGTTTGGCAGTGCCGCTACACACTGTGGCTTGAACCCCAGATCGACCTTCCTCTTGAAGGAGCCATCTTTCTCCAGAAATTGCAGGCGTGAGTTGTCACAGTCAGTCACTACAATGTCTCCCTCTACGCTGACAGCGAGCGAGGAAGGAAGGTTAAACTGCCCATCTCTACTGCCCCTCTTACCTCCCACAGTTTTGATGAGTTTTAGACTCGCGCCGCCCTTACCGATCACCACGTTTGGTCGCACCTGCGTAGTTCCGAGAGGTGAATATAACATCGGGATTGCTGTTTGCTTTATCCCACCCACAAGTTTGGACACTTCCTGCTCCACGTTACTAGTTGGAGgctcaaaggtcaagttcattACATGTTTGGTCAGTTCAGCTTTGCCGGCAGATTTGTCGTCCGACGTTTCCTCCAACCGCCCGGTCAGTTCTCCGGCCACCGACATTACCTCCGCCGGGCTCCCGTACTCCAACACGTTGTCCGTGAACTGGACACAGCTCTTGGCTGAGGCCAGGTCCATCTCAGCTGCCTCCATGGCGGCTTCCAGCTGTTTCTCCCGAGCAGCGTTCATGGCGCGAAGCTGACCGATTCTGTCGTCTCCCACCTTCTTTGCGGCTTCGATGATCGTGTTGACTTGTTTCCTGATCTGTTCTTCTGCCCGCTGTACCTGTGTAGACCACCCGTCCTTCACTGCCTGCAACTGTTGTACCCACTTCTCATGTGCGTCTGCTGTGTTCTTGACTGTCGCCAGTTTTGCCTTGATCTTTGCTCCCTCCCTCTCGGCCGCCTTCTCTATCTCCACATACTGGTGATCTTTGTGCGCCGTGACCACACAGTGCAGACAGATGATCCGGTGACAGGTGTCACAGTAGAACTTGTTCAGCTCATGGTGATCCTCACACTTGGAGGTCTCCCTTGCCCGGAGCTCGGCGGCAGCTTGGCCAGATTTACGGTCTTGAATTGTTACAACTTTGTGGGACCGATGGGCCTTGAACCGTCCGTGCATATCGTTGCACGTCTGACACAGGTAGTCGGTACACTCCACACAGTAAAACTGAGCAGAGTTCCCGACCTCACAGACCGTACAGGGGACTCCATCCTCCCGCACCTCGGAAGTTTCCCCTTTCGGCTGTTGTTGCGGCTGTTGTTGCAGAATGTCGCGCAGCTTGCCGACGAGGAAGTTGGACTTCAGCCCTTGGACGCCATTTCTGGGGAGAGGCACGTCCTGTCGGCATGTTGGACAGTCCAGTTTCCCTACCGGCTCTGTGGCCAGGAGCTTCTCCAAACACGGCTGgcagaaggtgtgaagacacgGCAGCATCTTAGGCTGCTTGAAGTCCTCCAAACAGACCTGGCAGACGAGAAATTCGTCGGTAATGTCGCTGATTGCGTTGGACGCCATTCTCACCAAGTATGTTACTACAGCGGCTTGTTGACTGTTACCTGGTGAGGTCACGTAAGGGTATGCCTTTTGAGCAGACCTGTAAGGTCAGGTGTCATTGCCATACAATAGGGAGATATCAGGTGTCACGAGCACAAAGCGGCTCTCAAACAGGAGAGAAAAGGGCAAACGCGATGGTGTTTGCACATGTACGTTTTTTTGTAACGTGAATAGACAAGGTTCCAAATAACTAATTTTGATCATATTTGGAGACTAaataaatatgatatgatacatgatAGAAAATATCGCTATAGGTCCTGGATGAATTCGAGGCTCTCTGTGTCATTTAGAGACGTTAGTATGGAATAAAAAGTAATAGTAATGGAATAATAGAACCACTTGAGTACGAAACGGTTATCCGATTACCATCTAAAAAAAGGTCGCAGCTAAAACGCTCCCGGTATCGTAAGCAACTGCCGAAAGACAACTTCAACATGTGCAAATTATCATGAATGATTTGTCTACGGACCCCACACTGATCTTGATATCTTAGGCTAGTTAGCCATCTTTACCCAGGGTGGGAGTGTTTACCTTGGGGCATTCCATTTGCGGTAGGTTGGAGGGGTGCGGATGTGATGTCAGGTTCTGACATTTTAATGACGTGGTTCGGTTGAGTACAGAGCTGTTTGCATTTAAACCATGCATCATTCTCCTATCTGGTGAAGATTCAACCAAAGCTGCAAAGGCGCTATCAGCATTCCTATGCTCTTTTGTGACCTGTTGGTTTATACTTTGTGACAGAAAACATTCCACTTTACATGGTCGAATTCCCCAATGTGTCTTTACGCCATCTTTATAACCCCCTTTCATGGggggcgatcgctgagcgaccacTGAAGGACTTAAATTGTCAAAAGTAGTGGAAATGAATTTGGTAAAGAAGCGTATTTTATAGGtatttttttgcgttttgtaGTTTTTCGCTGTCAACATTcttttacatcatgcatatattTATTATCAAGTCACAAGTCATGCAAATACCATTCGGTCTCTTAACGGTCTCCGTCCAGTGGAAAGGAAGAATAAACTAGGGTTGTTAACACACACACGCGGCCTCGACGATCGTCTTGACTTGTTTTCTGATCTGTTCTTCTGTACGCTTTACACAAGAGTTTATGGTTAAACTATCAATTCTTATGTCATCTTACAGGCAAAGATTAAACCAGGACTTGAATATAACAATTTGGAGGCACATCAGGATCTTACATATTTTGAAACGAAGGACAATTTTGGGTTTCACTTAACAGAGAAATCTTGATAGAATGCAAATCAG
Protein-coding sequences here:
- the LOC136423275 gene encoding tripartite motif-containing protein 2-like: MASNAISDITDEFLVCQVCLEDFKQPKMLPCLHTFCQPCLEKLLATEPVGKLDCPTCRQDVPLPRNGVQGLKSNFLVGKLRDILQQQPQQQPKGETSEVREDGVPCTVCEVGNSAQFYCVECTDYLCQTCNDMHGRFKAHRSHKVVTIQDRKSGQAAAELRARETSKCEDHHELNKFYCDTCHRIICLHCVVTAHKDHQYVEIEKAAEREGAKIKAKLATVKNTADAHEKWVQQLQAVKDGWSTQVQRAEEQIRKQVNTIIEAAKKVGDDRIGQLRAMNAAREKQLEAAMEAAEMDLASAKSCVQFTDNVLEYGSPAEVMSVAGELTGRLEETSDDKSAGKAELTKHVMNLTFEPPTSNVEQEVSKLVGGIKQTAIPMLYSPLGTTQVRPNVVIGKGGASLKLIKTVGGKRGSRDGQFNLPSSLAVSVEGDIVVTDCDNSRLQFLEKDGSFKRKVDLGFKPQCVAALPNGELLVTGDGHGIHVLDKQGRESRVIRVTGAAEKREPTKGIAVEGLGRIIVTVGYQVFVLSPSGDVMLKFGDKGQGQQQLGSALRATVNSSNQIIISDYHNHNLKIFDPAGRYLFTCGSRGSGPGQLFYPYCVITDSEDSIIGADFNNRRVSVLSRDGTFIRHVLKRREHGLDSAIGLALTHDGQLVVSDLHSIKIFSVK